From the genome of Oncorhynchus tshawytscha isolate Ot180627B unplaced genomic scaffold, Otsh_v2.0 Un_contig_4016_pilon_pilon, whole genome shotgun sequence:
GGATAGCTGTTCTGTGAAACGTTGTGGAAGATTTGTGCTTTGAAATGCTACTTATAGACAATGTATGTTGACTAATAGGGACTATAAAGATATAAGACATTATTCATCTCCGACTCTTCTTGAAGaaaatactaataataacatTAAGGGACGGTTTCCCGGATTAAGCCTACCCCAGGACTCAAAGCTCAATGAAGCGCTTTGTCCAGGACCAGGCTTAACCTGTGTCCAGGAACTCCATCCTTGGATAAATACccttgtaaacaaacactccTTTTTACCTGCGTAAAAGTGATAAAAAGGCCACCAGACCGCGCTATTTGGGATGTATGTTAGAAGGGAGGCCACATATCCCCTGTAGAAGCCTCGGAAACCGTCGGCCGCAAAGATCTGAGCAATCATGTTCCTGGTTTGGCCAAATGCCATTTTTGTCTTCCCGTCAGCCTCCGTTTTGACCTTGACCCGGAAGCGAGTCAGGTGCTTCCCTTGGCCCTGCATCATCAGCTGCTGGGAAATCACGTCTATGGGGACAGTGATGGTTTGTGCGACCAGGGACGCCGCGCCACCTGCCACCAGAGACTTGACGGTATTGTCCTTGGAATAGTTGGAGACGTATTTCCTCACCAGCTCGTAGGTGGTGATGTAAGCCTGGCCCGATATGAGAGTGAAGGTGTTGACCATGAAGCCGCGGTAGAGGCCCCGCACGCCCTCGGCCCGCAGGATCTTGAAGAAGGCATCGAAGGTCCCGTTGTAAAGCGACTTGCCCTTCTGCACTTGCAGCCTGGTGCGGATGAGGGTGGCCGGGTATACGGTGGCCCGGATGGTCATGGTCATGAATACCCCGAAGGAGTAGaacttcctcttgtccaggtccTCCCATTCAATGATCTGGATGTTCCTGTTCTGTTGCATCCTGCCTTTCTGGAGAGCCCCCTCATCAGACTAGCCTCTACCTGGGGAAATACAGACCACACAACACTGTCAACGGTTTCCTCCACGAGGTAGCACAACATTTGAAGTCTTGAATGCATCAACTTTGAATGAATTAAAGATGGCAGTAGGTCTGAAGGTTGTACCAGTATCATGACAATGATTCACAAACGACTACATCAGAAAACAAGGcctgtgttgtgtggtgtgtcaCTCATTATCTCCCAAGTCTCCTTGGGAAATGAGCGatgtctaaactgactgggttTGTGTTAGGAAGGATCAAAGGTCATACACACGCTGTACTGCTTCTTAGCAGTCATGACTATGTTATTAAAagcctgacaaggtaaaaacagaTCGCACATTAATGGGGAGCTTCAATGTGCTCTCTAGCTGAAGTAGTTATGCGCTAACATTACAAGCTACTGTTAGTTGCAGGTCACAATGTTCCCTAAACCAAAGAGCCTATTGTCAATCGCGCAATCCGGAAATAACACTGAAATAGTAGCTAACTAACAATGCATAGGTTGAATACTTGTGCATGTGTAAACAGTAGGTCAGACTGTATGTAACCacaaattggctagctagctggctaataatAATGCATCCAGTCACTAGCTatcgttagctagccagctatgcGTTGGTTGATTTCCTTGCTAGCAAGCAGGCTAACGTTAACTTACCTCGTTGGACAAATGTATATCAAAATATTATATACATAGTCGGAATAGCAATTTCATATCAGTAGGTGAGGAAAGCGATACCGAATTTAGAGCTATCTGTCCGGGTTATGATTTGATGTTATGTTGGAGAActaaaccagagaggaagaggcaacgCGAGAGGGTCAACTGGGGAAACATTTGTGGTttccagcaggtggcgttttttCGTTTTTTCCCGTTTTGCTCAGCAAGCGAGGGGGTTTTGTAATAATTGAACTTTTCTCCTCTACTGTACTGCGCTACCACAGAGACACCACCTTGACGATAGATGGCGCTGTAACCTATTTTCTTCGACCGGTACTTTGCCAATGAGATATAGTGTTTTCTAAACTCCATGCCCGGTGTGTCAGACCTCCGTTCAGCCAACAGGAATAAGTAAAAACCTGGCAAGAATAAGGCCGTAACCTCGGCGCTTTTCCTTCAAAATCAAAGTCCCGCAATGAAAAATAATACAATGGTCGAAATTCGTAACATTTTATGAGGAAATGTTAGAAGAGTTAGAATTTCAGTTTAACAATATGAAAAATGTAATAAAGTGAATCGCCTTCATAGGACAAATAAATGTTTATAATTTACATTATTGTTAACAgcatttacaaaaaaataatgATTATTAGATAGTTATCATGGGTCAGGTCTTAACGTAATACAaataacaaaacattatttattctactattaataataataatagcaataataatatATTTCGTATAAATACAATAATCAACTTTAGAAAACACGTTTAAATCCCATTGTTAATTAGTCCATTTGTATTGCATAATATTCAGTAAAGTTTTTCATATTGAACATACTGCACAGTAGTACACAACTTCATGTGCTTTGTGTCGCAGTAAGGAAGACTACTCAAGGAAGACTTTTAGTTTCCAAATCCACAGATtgtgccgcgttcaaaacaactcggaaatcaattcaattcaaggggcttctTTGGCATatgttaacatttccaaagcaagtgaagtagataatatacaaaagtgaaatctCCCAATTCCGTGGATTCAAAATAAATGGGACttgatttgacctcgtattttttAGAGTTCCCcattgttttgaacgcggcattgCACGAGATGAGCGTCGCTGCTAATCAGCCCTTAAAGTGGCCAATCAGTTTGAATCCAATCGTTTTTTCATACTGACACTACATATTGCACcgtatacaattatctgtacgtTATGTCGCAGTAGTAAAAAGGAGGTCCATTCTACTCACCTTTAATTTCCAAATCAACACAGTTTACCTTTAAGATGAGGGAAAACGTATtcttttatgagcatggccttatttctattacagcatattggatgactgtcattcatattccattcacccagctcaatgtaacatcgataggtttaggttactacatgatactcaaatatTCCCTATACCTATCATGAGGTTGCTTCAACCTAGCCTACAAATTAAAGTGTAGGCGCACTGGTCGAGAGAAATTAGAGTAATCAATGTGACAGACAGTGCCACATTCAAtaacgccttgcacactcttgcctctGTAACAGTGCAGTTAAATTGTTAAATTCCTGCATAAAATGGGTATTATGCCACCTCCTGGTAGAGTAGTGTATTTACATTGTATAATACACTGAGTGATAAAGGTATGGGATTCTGGGTAATCCACAGCAGGTGTATGGAGAATTGCTTGAGTTGGAAATTGAATGTTTCCGGGATATAAATGTATAAAGTTGACATTACATCATAAAACCCAAATGGAAAACTGAGATTCGGCAAATAACACATAAAGAGTGGCTTATTTGACGCCAAACCAACAACAGTAGTTACTAATAACATAAATTGCTAATGTACGATAGCTAACTACTCACAACATTTTATGCACTTCAGTGCTAgctatgctttcagtactagatgcattatctgatcctttgattgggtggacaacatgtcagttcatgctgcaagagatCTGATAGGTTGGAGTACATCGttcagaagttgtcataattactgtgtaaatgtatggaagggggtgagaaccagaGGGTCTTTTACAcagttataaggaattcttatcactttacaaggtccctgttacacctaaagattttgcaattgttttagatgccattccttcaggtgttgctctgttattcaggaacgtgtcaagacctgaccctcagagcctaccttctattgaccctgttgtctcatcagtaggaaatatttgtttctcttttggtccattcaacaacagagcgatacaaaccttgtttcagcaggatgttgtatctatataccttatgtcatgccttattggaatggatttattgataatatctgttggaaaaaagtttggatgttgccacacacatacctacttgttaacaaaattaaggaagtttccttttaaattattcataaatattatcctgccaaccactatatgaagaagtttaaggaaaacatcaactcaaatagctccttttgtaatgaccacccagaaacagtgttgcatctttttttgGCATTTgattcatgtaagaaaactgtggcaagacatcagtagatttataattgaacacatttatgaagattttacactattgtggagagatgtactgcttggattctttacatacgatagaaataagctgaaacattttttgtaattaatttcattattcttttggccaaatttcatatacacaaatgtaaatttacaaacaaaaaaacaaatgttcttaccctacaaaaagaaattgaactgtatttaaAGACAGttaaatactctactaacaaaaaagctgttagaattgtaagggtatgtatgtcccttaaggtccttgtgtaattgtaatgtgatattgtaccccctagcttgATTGTCCATTGTATATCAtctatatatacttgtgttccctcCTGTACTTTCTGTactgatttgttgttaataaaaaaaaagttttttaaaaagggggtgagaaccatgagcctccaaggttttgtattgaagtcagaggaggacagaagctagctgtcctctggctacaccatggtgctaccttgCAGAgtgctactgtagaccttcattgcaaaacagtgtgttttcatagattatttggtgacgtgaatatatgaAATTCATTGAGGAtggtccttcccttcctcctctgaat
Proteins encoded in this window:
- the LOC112249389 gene encoding solute carrier family 25 member 44-like, whose amino-acid sequence is MQQNRNIQIIEWEDLDKRKFYSFGVFMTMTIRATVYPATLIRTRLQVQKGKSLYNGTFDAFFKILRAEGVRGLYRGFMVNTFTLISGQAYITTYELVRKYVSNYSKDNTVKSLVAGGAASLVAQTITVPIDVISQQLMMQGQGKHLTRFRVKVKTEADGKTKMAFGQTRNMIAQIFAADGFRGFYRGYVASLLTYIPNSAVWWPFYHFYAEQLSKMAPSDCPHLLLQAMAGPLAAATASTVTNPMDVVRARVQVEGRTSVIETFRHLLAEEGFWGMTKGLSARIISSIPTAIVMVVGYETLKRVSLRPELVDSRHW